The proteins below come from a single Candidatus Poribacteria bacterium genomic window:
- the uvrB gene encoding excinuclease ABC subunit UvrB, with amino-acid sequence MRENWELLTKIDDPKDDASESDALQFELISDFTPQGDQPQAIDELTEGLQRGDKAQTLLGVTGSGKTYTMANVIQNVQLPTLVISPNKTLAAQLYNEFRTFFPNNAVHYFVSDYEYYQPEAYIPATDTFIEKDVRINEEITRMRLASTASLISRRDVIVVASVSCLYGLGSPDEFENQRVQIEVGAVVRRDALLRALVDIQYVRNDVEFWQGVFRARGDVVEVFPAYSENAYRIELFGDEIDRINEIDTTTGEVLAQRDFLEIYPAKHFMTDGEIFDQALIDIELELQDRVLKFEKENKLIEAQRIEQRTRFDLEMLREVGYCSGIENYSRHLSGLQPGDPPYCLMHYFPDDFLLFIDESHVTIPQLRGMYRGDRSRKETLVKYGFRLPSALDNRPLRFDEVEARVNQVIFVSATPGSYEMESGTQIVEQIIRPTGLIDPQITIHPVKGQIDHLIGKIKERVSHKQRILVTTLTKRMAEDLTEYLTEAGIRADYMHSEIDVFDRARILRELREGVFDVLVGINLLREGLDLPEVSLVAILDADRPGFLRSVRSLVQTAGRAARNVDGEVLLYGDSVTEAMGEAIQETQRRRDIQLQYNTDNNITPATIEKAIQELIAESSDEYKTKKSEKPPIVAETIEPQDIEAIITDLTRQMRKAALDLDYEEAAALRDQIAELKEQSAAKSA; translated from the coding sequence ATGAGAGAGAATTGGGAATTGCTGACAAAGATTGACGATCCAAAAGATGATGCCTCGGAATCGGATGCCCTGCAGTTTGAACTAATCTCAGACTTCACACCCCAAGGCGACCAACCGCAAGCCATTGACGAACTCACAGAAGGACTCCAACGTGGAGACAAAGCACAAACACTCCTCGGCGTGACAGGTTCAGGAAAAACCTACACGATGGCGAATGTGATTCAGAATGTACAATTGCCAACACTCGTCATCTCACCCAATAAGACGCTTGCCGCACAACTTTACAACGAATTCCGAACATTTTTCCCAAATAACGCCGTTCACTACTTCGTCAGCGACTACGAGTACTATCAGCCGGAAGCATACATTCCAGCGACCGATACTTTTATTGAAAAAGATGTCCGCATCAACGAGGAGATTACACGGATGCGGCTTGCCTCAACAGCGTCTTTAATCTCACGTCGCGATGTTATCGTCGTTGCGAGTGTTTCTTGTTTGTACGGTCTCGGATCCCCTGATGAATTTGAGAATCAGAGAGTTCAGATAGAGGTCGGAGCGGTCGTCCGACGCGATGCCCTCCTGCGAGCCTTGGTTGATATTCAATACGTCCGCAACGATGTTGAGTTCTGGCAAGGGGTGTTCCGTGCCCGCGGCGATGTGGTTGAGGTGTTTCCCGCTTATAGCGAAAATGCCTATCGTATTGAGCTCTTCGGTGATGAAATTGATCGAATTAATGAAATTGATACCACAACCGGAGAGGTGTTGGCACAACGGGACTTCCTTGAAATCTACCCCGCCAAGCATTTCATGACCGACGGTGAAATCTTCGACCAAGCGTTGATTGATATTGAACTTGAACTTCAGGATCGGGTTCTGAAATTTGAAAAAGAGAATAAATTGATCGAAGCGCAACGCATTGAGCAACGCACTCGCTTCGATCTGGAGATGTTGCGCGAGGTCGGCTACTGCTCCGGTATTGAGAATTACTCTCGACATCTCTCTGGATTACAACCGGGAGATCCGCCCTACTGCCTGATGCACTACTTCCCCGATGATTTTCTGCTCTTTATCGATGAATCCCATGTGACGATTCCGCAGCTACGAGGTATGTATCGTGGCGACAGATCCCGAAAAGAAACGCTTGTCAAGTATGGTTTCCGTCTGCCCTCCGCACTGGACAATCGTCCGCTCCGTTTCGACGAGGTTGAAGCGCGCGTCAACCAAGTGATCTTTGTCTCCGCGACACCCGGTTCCTATGAAATGGAGAGCGGCACGCAAATTGTTGAGCAGATTATCCGTCCGACAGGACTCATTGATCCCCAAATTACGATCCATCCAGTGAAAGGACAGATCGACCATCTCATCGGCAAGATTAAAGAGCGTGTCAGTCATAAGCAACGCATCCTCGTCACGACGCTCACCAAGCGGATGGCGGAAGACTTGACCGAGTATTTAACGGAAGCGGGTATCCGTGCTGACTATATGCACTCTGAGATTGACGTGTTCGATCGTGCGCGTATTCTGCGCGAACTTCGTGAGGGTGTTTTTGATGTGCTGGTCGGTATTAACCTCCTTCGAGAAGGGCTTGATCTCCCTGAAGTTTCTCTCGTTGCGATCTTAGATGCTGACCGACCCGGTTTCCTCCGTTCTGTTAGATCCCTCGTTCAGACTGCTGGACGTGCTGCACGGAACGTTGACGGTGAGGTGCTTTTGTACGGGGATAGCGTTACGGAGGCAATGGGAGAGGCGATACAAGAGACGCAGCGCCGACGTGATATTCAACTCCAGTATAACACCGATAACAACATCACACCCGCGACAATTGAGAAGGCAATTCAGGAGCTTATCGCTGAATCGAGCGACGAGTATAAGACCAAGAAGTCTGAAAAGCCGCCTATTGTGGCAGAAACCATTGAACCGCAAGATATTGAAGCGATAATTACGGACTTAACACGGCAGATGCGAAAAGCAGCGTTGGACCTTGATTATGAGGAAGCCGCCGCCTTACGTGACCAGATTGCTGAACTGAAGGAGCAATCGGCGGCAAAGTCGGCTTGA
- a CDS encoding transglycosylase domain-containing protein, which produces MLRFLYHCFQAVLTLFWSACILIFIAVFAGIGFAGGMLLACWEDVRDIDLDRLEYDVDVETWRQHLEVYSSVCEVQKTDKVVFLLDKLERLEYKKVSEIIPKLSPPGAYAVSLDAPVSWDPKAEKKPNGTVRIHLRDFEYPHLDVEAGHVQISVKNGEIAAIRNENGSVRQNFYLEPEKLDEFADDEGSTRRLIPLLQMSEKVIGAFTAIEDRRFYEHWGIDLIRLTGAFRNTVLYGERLSGTSTLTQQLARNIYLFNQRSKRDYVRKAREILLAVKIEKAFSKDEISERYLNHVDLGRSMYGGKTYHGVHQAALGYFGKEVSELDYHECALLAALPKGPHAFSPFFNPERARNRRNLVLDAMFDQNYIPTESEWRASRDAPLFPQNLHQRGTRTAFKEAGHFLQEVHEKLRDLPELKDNLYSGGLKVYTTIDMTMQVVAEKGTAKHLRVMDETYGPTSLPDYDDSKQNPNGVNLIDDYLQGALIAFEPRTGHVKAMVGGRDYNITGDQISFYNRAVGTARRQPGSAFKPIVFAALLEEPSIVTPGTVIIDEPWGMVPFPGQWWAPDNYTEGRFRGPVIIRDILTSSINVPTAKAVLETPIAENGTWEGLNRVINLAKRMGIKSPLNPFPALSLGAAEMTVLELTSAYGIFANGGVRVEPIYIQYVVDTDGNIIYSSDELQVQRDRVLDEKVAYQITSCLENVIKHGTGRRAIRMGLTRPAAGKTGTTNEYVDAWFVGYTTDLIVGVWVGFDKNRANRPNYNQQGAWAALPIWAEFMIKAARGPEKEFPVPEGIVFAEIDKVSGRLRRAGKCPEENISREPFIEGQQPKELCHLHR; this is translated from the coding sequence ATGCTTCGATTCTTATACCACTGTTTTCAGGCAGTGCTAACCCTCTTCTGGAGTGCATGCATTCTCATATTTATAGCGGTTTTCGCTGGCATCGGGTTTGCAGGTGGTATGCTACTCGCGTGTTGGGAAGATGTACGCGACATTGACTTAGATCGACTTGAATACGATGTTGATGTTGAGACGTGGCGACAACATCTGGAGGTTTACTCTTCAGTGTGTGAAGTGCAAAAGACAGATAAAGTTGTATTTTTGCTTGATAAGTTAGAACGTTTGGAATATAAAAAGGTCTCGGAAATCATTCCAAAGTTGAGCCCACCGGGGGCGTATGCTGTATCTTTGGATGCACCTGTATCTTGGGATCCAAAGGCTGAAAAAAAACCGAACGGAACTGTGCGTATCCATCTACGGGATTTTGAATATCCGCATCTTGATGTAGAGGCAGGGCACGTTCAAATTTCAGTTAAGAACGGAGAAATTGCCGCTATCCGGAATGAAAATGGTTCTGTGCGCCAAAATTTCTACCTTGAACCGGAGAAGTTAGACGAATTTGCTGACGATGAAGGTTCCACACGCCGCCTAATTCCGCTCCTGCAAATGTCTGAGAAGGTTATAGGGGCATTCACGGCAATTGAGGATCGACGATTTTATGAACATTGGGGAATTGACCTTATACGCCTCACTGGCGCGTTTAGAAATACGGTGTTATATGGAGAACGCTTGTCTGGTACAAGCACACTAACGCAACAGTTAGCACGGAATATTTATCTCTTTAATCAGCGGTCAAAAAGAGATTATGTCCGAAAAGCGAGAGAGATACTGCTGGCGGTGAAAATTGAGAAAGCCTTCTCTAAGGATGAGATTTCTGAGCGCTATCTGAACCATGTTGATTTAGGTAGATCCATGTATGGTGGGAAAACGTATCACGGCGTTCATCAAGCAGCACTCGGTTATTTCGGGAAAGAGGTCTCGGAATTAGACTATCACGAGTGCGCGTTGCTCGCAGCACTTCCGAAAGGTCCCCACGCGTTTTCGCCGTTTTTCAACCCGGAACGAGCCAGAAATCGACGTAACCTCGTGCTTGACGCGATGTTTGATCAAAACTATATCCCTACTGAATCTGAATGGCGCGCGAGCCGAGACGCGCCGCTCTTTCCACAAAACCTGCACCAAAGAGGGACAAGAACTGCATTCAAGGAAGCGGGACACTTTCTGCAGGAGGTCCATGAAAAACTCAGGGACCTTCCTGAACTCAAAGATAATTTGTATAGTGGTGGATTGAAGGTTTACACAACTATAGACATGACCATGCAGGTTGTTGCAGAGAAAGGGACAGCAAAGCACCTCCGCGTGATGGATGAGACATACGGTCCAACGAGTCTACCGGATTATGATGATAGTAAACAGAATCCAAACGGCGTTAATCTGATTGATGATTACTTGCAAGGGGCACTCATTGCGTTTGAACCGAGGACGGGGCACGTTAAAGCGATGGTAGGCGGTAGAGATTACAACATCACCGGAGATCAGATTAGTTTCTATAATCGCGCCGTTGGAACTGCAAGGCGGCAACCCGGTTCCGCCTTTAAGCCGATTGTTTTTGCTGCCTTGTTAGAAGAACCTTCAATTGTAACACCCGGAACGGTTATTATTGATGAACCGTGGGGGATGGTGCCTTTTCCTGGACAATGGTGGGCTCCAGACAATTATACGGAAGGGAGATTTAGAGGACCGGTCATCATACGCGACATTCTCACGAGTTCCATTAACGTGCCAACGGCGAAGGCAGTGTTGGAGACACCTATAGCTGAGAACGGTACATGGGAGGGGCTAAATCGCGTCATAAATTTGGCAAAAAGGATGGGCATTAAAAGTCCACTGAATCCATTCCCTGCACTCTCCTTAGGTGCAGCTGAAATGACAGTTCTTGAGTTAACTTCGGCGTATGGAATTTTCGCAAACGGTGGTGTCCGTGTGGAGCCGATATACATTCAGTACGTCGTGGACACAGACGGGAACATTATCTATTCCTCCGATGAACTTCAGGTTCAACGTGACCGCGTGCTGGATGAAAAAGTGGCGTACCAGATTACCTCGTGTTTGGAAAATGTGATTAAACATGGGACCGGCAGACGCGCTATAAGAATGGGACTGACTCGACCCGCCGCTGGCAAAACAGGAACAACCAATGAATATGTGGACGCTTGGTTCGTCGGTTATACTACGGATTTGATTGTCGGTGTTTGGGTCGGATTTGATAAAAATCGAGCGAATCGACCGAATTACAATCAACAAGGGGCGTGGGCGGCACTGCCGATCTGGGCGGAATTCATGATTAAGGCAGCCCGCGGACCCGAGAAGGAATTTCCTGTTCCTGAAGGCATTGTCTTCGCGGAGATTGACAAAGTGAGTGGTCGTCTTAGACGCGCAGGCAAGTGTCCGGAGGAGAACATTAGCAGAGAGCCGTTCATCGAAGGACAACAACCAAAAGAACTTTGTCATCTTCACAGATAA
- a CDS encoding thioredoxin family protein, with the protein MRRLNLVTHFFAKHRVAFCYVCLLIAFVIGTLGVGLAKEKTEKVKLDTIVADFTRKDADGESHTLYKLSEDKPATVVLFLATQCPIATDYVERIVALVKTYGEKKVQFIGINSNKQEKIEEISAYNEKHGFEFPVLKDPENKIADYFGARRTPEVFLLDGKRVLRYAGAIDNSPKEPTRHYLKDALDLVIAGKDIPKASKKTRAIGCTIKRVRKTSVDRTP; encoded by the coding sequence ATGCGAAGGCTAAATCTTGTTACACATTTTTTCGCGAAGCACCGCGTTGCTTTTTGTTATGTCTGTCTGCTCATTGCTTTCGTTATCGGAACCTTGGGTGTAGGTTTGGCGAAAGAGAAAACAGAGAAGGTGAAGCTTGATACCATCGTTGCAGATTTTACGCGCAAGGATGCTGATGGCGAATCTCATACGCTCTATAAGCTGAGCGAGGATAAACCTGCTACAGTTGTCCTGTTTCTCGCTACACAATGCCCAATAGCGACAGACTATGTGGAGCGGATTGTTGCCTTGGTTAAAACTTATGGCGAAAAGAAAGTACAGTTTATTGGAATCAATTCAAACAAACAGGAGAAGATTGAGGAGATTTCGGCGTACAACGAGAAGCACGGTTTTGAATTTCCTGTGCTAAAAGATCCAGAAAACAAAATTGCTGACTATTTCGGGGCGAGAAGAACCCCTGAAGTCTTTCTTCTCGATGGGAAACGTGTGCTACGCTATGCTGGTGCCATTGACAACAGTCCAAAGGAACCGACGAGACACTATCTCAAAGACGCTTTGGATTTAGTCATCGCCGGAAAAGATATTCCGAAGGCATCGAAAAAAACGAGAGCAATCGGGTGTACAATTAAACGCGTTCGGAAGACGAGCGTGGATAGAACACCTTAA
- the lexA gene encoding transcriptional repressor LexA: MAKHLTDRQREIFNYIQRRIKEGYPPTIREIGSEFGFSEKAAHDHLNALEKKKYIEREDGKPRAISILKEADPKLATSKWLEGQNANPVLSETQRDITEIPIFGRVAAGTPLLASQNIEGTLPMPTRMLNDHECFALRIIGSSMIGVGIMEGDFVIVRRQPDADPGDIVVAMVEDEATVKRFFVDGDQVRLQPENPMIEPSVFNTRDVIILGKVIALHREM, encoded by the coding sequence ATGGCAAAGCATTTGACCGATAGACAACGCGAGATTTTTAACTATATCCAGCGGCGTATCAAAGAGGGCTATCCACCAACGATACGCGAGATTGGTAGCGAATTCGGCTTCTCTGAAAAGGCTGCACATGATCATCTCAATGCCCTTGAGAAAAAAAAGTATATCGAACGAGAAGATGGCAAGCCACGCGCGATTTCCATATTGAAGGAAGCGGACCCGAAACTCGCCACCAGTAAATGGTTAGAAGGACAAAACGCAAACCCAGTTTTGTCGGAAACGCAACGCGATATTACGGAGATTCCGATTTTTGGGCGCGTAGCAGCAGGCACCCCCCTCCTCGCATCACAGAATATTGAAGGCACCCTTCCGATGCCGACACGCATGCTAAACGATCACGAGTGCTTCGCACTCCGTATTATTGGATCCAGCATGATCGGCGTTGGAATCATGGAAGGTGACTTTGTGATTGTTAGAAGGCAGCCTGATGCCGACCCGGGCGATATTGTCGTAGCAATGGTTGAAGACGAGGCAACAGTGAAACGCTTCTTCGTTGACGGCGATCAAGTCCGGTTACAACCGGAAAATCCGATGATTGAACCAAGCGTCTTCAACACGAGGGACGTGATAATACTCGGTAAAGTTATCGCGCTTCACCGAGAAATGTAG
- a CDS encoding HAD family hydrolase, which yields MKDIRALVFDFGGTLDGNGIHWLERTYQFIEERHPEITREAFDEADRATITEFALGDSSIEWSYQDGSMLPIGAVASEHAARCSLRETADAIAAGIYQRLGLSEKMKDEYVEWFCAGATEILAANRQWFETLYGTYQLAVISNNFGNTRGWCDEYGLTPLLEVIVDSTVLGIAKPDARIFEAALSELKVAPAHAIYVGDSYSADMIGGKNAGMWTAWLVGDQPRACPDPSMVDVQLSHLHELTDFLDVK from the coding sequence ATGAAGGATATCCGCGCACTAGTATTTGATTTCGGCGGAACCTTAGATGGAAACGGTATCCATTGGTTGGAGCGAACGTATCAGTTTATCGAAGAGCGGCATCCAGAAATTACGCGTGAAGCGTTTGACGAGGCCGATAGAGCGACGATAACAGAATTCGCACTCGGTGATTCGTCTATTGAGTGGTCGTACCAAGACGGTTCAATGCTACCGATCGGTGCAGTTGCGTCTGAACATGCGGCGCGTTGTTCGTTGCGAGAGACTGCCGATGCGATTGCAGCGGGGATTTACCAACGACTCGGATTGAGTGAGAAAATGAAAGACGAGTACGTTGAGTGGTTTTGCGCGGGTGCCACTGAGATCCTCGCAGCAAATCGTCAGTGGTTCGAGACGCTTTACGGCACCTATCAACTTGCTGTGATTAGTAATAACTTTGGGAATACTCGCGGTTGGTGTGATGAATATGGACTCACGCCTTTGCTTGAGGTGATTGTAGATTCAACTGTTTTAGGGATAGCAAAGCCGGACGCTCGCATTTTTGAAGCGGCATTGTCAGAATTGAAGGTTGCGCCTGCACATGCCATCTACGTTGGAGATAGTTACTCCGCAGATATGATTGGCGGCAAGAACGCGGGGATGTGGACGGCGTGGCTCGTTGGAGATCAACCCAGAGCGTGTCCGGATCCGTCCATGGTAGATGTGCAACTCTCTCATCTACACGAATTGACCGATTTTTTGGATGTGAAATAG
- the waaF gene encoding lipopolysaccharide heptosyltransferase II, giving the protein MQNILVCQTGGWIGDMVLLTPALRALKQAYPESHLELLLRPRVVDLMETHPYVDACIVDDKTTGRYRSIVRSVFQIRDRAFDVAVVLHPTSFRNALLPFLARVPIRVGTGISGRGMLLTRSFKDDTTVHEVRRYLRVLQLLDVDAVSDVLEFWHTDTDRQFVESLLDREGVSPQDRLIAVNLGTTWKTKQWDVANFAEVIRQIGYLAPETRIVLTGSPTEESFTEGVSASLPIINLVGKTSILQLGALLERCEVCLTCDSGPMHIAAAVGTPTVALFGPTDPVRHRPYSSGHEVIEKSVSCRPCYKRTCQRTDVPYLCMKEISIGEVVNALEIKLRHKTHVT; this is encoded by the coding sequence ATGCAAAACATTCTGGTGTGCCAAACAGGTGGTTGGATCGGTGATATGGTACTGCTGACACCCGCGTTGCGTGCCTTGAAGCAGGCCTATCCCGAATCCCATCTCGAACTCCTCTTACGTCCTCGCGTCGTGGATTTGATGGAGACCCATCCTTATGTTGACGCTTGCATTGTTGATGACAAGACGACGGGACGCTACCGATCGATAGTAAGGTCGGTATTCCAGATACGGGATAGGGCTTTTGACGTTGCTGTTGTGTTGCATCCGACTTCGTTCCGAAACGCGCTCCTACCGTTTCTTGCCCGAGTACCAATTCGCGTGGGGACGGGTATTAGTGGGCGTGGCATGCTGCTGACGAGATCCTTCAAAGACGATACTACCGTCCATGAGGTGCGTCGATATCTACGGGTGCTTCAGCTGCTGGATGTTGACGCTGTTTCGGATGTTTTAGAATTTTGGCACACAGATACCGACCGGCAGTTTGTTGAAAGTCTCTTGGATCGTGAGGGGGTATCGCCCCAAGATCGGCTTATTGCCGTCAATCTCGGCACAACATGGAAGACAAAACAGTGGGATGTGGCGAATTTCGCCGAGGTTATCCGACAGATCGGGTATCTCGCACCAGAGACCAGAATTGTATTAACTGGATCACCTACGGAGGAGTCGTTCACGGAAGGCGTGTCTGCATCACTCCCGATAATTAATCTTGTCGGCAAGACATCGATTCTGCAACTCGGAGCGTTATTGGAGAGGTGTGAGGTGTGTTTGACGTGTGATAGCGGTCCAATGCACATCGCTGCAGCGGTTGGAACACCGACGGTCGCACTCTTCGGTCCAACCGATCCCGTGCGGCATCGTCCTTATAGTAGTGGGCATGAAGTCATTGAGAAATCCGTTTCGTGTCGCCCGTGCTATAAACGGACCTGTCAGCGAACAGATGTGCCTTATCTTTGCATGAAGGAAATTAGCATCGGTGAAGTCGTAAATGCATTGGAGATAAAATTACGGCACAAGACACATGTTACCTAA
- a CDS encoding CehA/McbA family metallohydrolase, whose translation MFNANPFRQPGQWYRGNTHSHSTESDGQLSMSDRFAAYREADYDFLVLTDHRKVNDVSAYSTPDFLAISGSEVHPSNPYGGATYHFVAINIHETINCAKMHPNAVLDEIKAQGGEAVLCHPYWSGHTITDYLPLRGYFAIEVYNDTCMGIGKGFSEQAWDDLLDRGGPVLGIASDDAHGTEHDCFHGWIMVKAEELTIESIMKAFRTGAFYSTLGPEIEDLALEDNELTVKCSPAQSIVFKAECSRGRRILLPDGELLTEATYSIPNGAKYVRVEVTDETGKKAWSNPFFF comes from the coding sequence ATGTTCAACGCAAATCCTTTCCGCCAGCCGGGGCAATGGTATCGAGGGAATACACATAGCCATAGTACGGAATCCGATGGGCAGCTTTCCATGTCGGACCGGTTCGCAGCCTACCGTGAAGCGGACTACGATTTCTTAGTCCTAACAGATCACCGTAAGGTAAACGATGTGAGTGCTTACAGTACACCAGACTTTTTGGCAATATCTGGGAGCGAAGTTCATCCATCAAACCCTTATGGCGGTGCGACCTATCATTTTGTCGCGATTAACATTCATGAGACGATCAATTGCGCAAAGATGCACCCGAACGCAGTGCTTGATGAGATTAAAGCGCAGGGCGGTGAAGCCGTTTTGTGTCATCCGTATTGGTCCGGACACACGATTACCGATTACCTACCGTTACGCGGGTACTTCGCCATTGAGGTCTACAACGACACGTGTATGGGCATCGGCAAAGGTTTCTCGGAACAGGCATGGGATGACTTGTTGGATAGAGGTGGACCTGTTCTCGGCATCGCTTCAGATGATGCACACGGAACCGAACACGACTGCTTTCACGGGTGGATCATGGTGAAAGCGGAAGAGTTGACGATTGAGAGCATCATGAAAGCGTTCCGAACAGGCGCGTTTTATTCTACACTCGGACCCGAAATTGAAGATCTAGCGTTAGAGGATAACGAGTTAACGGTTAAGTGTTCGCCAGCACAATCGATTGTTTTTAAAGCGGAGTGTAGTCGCGGTCGACGAATCCTCCTGCCAGACGGTGAACTCTTGACTGAGGCGACGTATAGCATTCCGAACGGTGCGAAATACGTTCGTGTTGAAGTGACAGACGAAACCGGTAAAAAAGCCTGGTCGAACCCGTTCTTTTTCTAA
- a CDS encoding CehA/McbA family metallohydrolase: MFNANPFRQPGQWYRGNTHSHSTESDGQLSMSDRFAAYCEAGYDFLVLTDHRKVNDVSAYSTSDFLAISGSEVHPENPYGGATYHFVAINIHETINCAKMPPNAVLDEIKAQGGEAVLCHPYWSGHTITDYLPLRGYFAIEVYNDGCMEIGKGFSEQAWDDLLDRGGPVLGIASDDSHGTDHDCFHGWIMVKAQELTIESIMEAFRTGAFYSTMGPEIMDMALDDKALTVKCSPAQSIVFKAQCSRGQRILPPDGELLTEATYSIPESVKYVRVEITDETGKKAWSNPFFF, encoded by the coding sequence ATGTCGGATCGATTCGCAGCCTACTGTGAAGCAGGCTACGATTTTTTAGTCCTAACAGATCACCGTAAGGTAAACGATGTGAGTGCTTACAGCACGTCGGACTTTCTGGCGATATCAGGAAGCGAGGTGCATCCTGAAAACCCCTATGGTGGTGCGACGTATCATTTTGTCGCGATTAATATCCATGAGACAATCAATTGCGCAAAGATGCCCCCGAACGCTGTGCTTGATGAGATTAAGGCGCAAGGTGGCGAAGCCGTTTTATGCCATCCCTACTGGTCTGGACACACAATTACGGATTATCTACCGCTGCGGGGTTATTTCGCGATTGAAGTCTACAATGATGGCTGTATGGAGATCGGCAAAGGATTTTCAGAACAAGCGTGGGACGATTTGCTGGATAGAGGCGGACCCGTTCTCGGCATCGCTTCTGATGATTCACACGGCACCGATCACGATTGCTTCCACGGATGGATTATGGTCAAGGCACAGGAGTTGACGATTGAAAGTATCATGGAAGCATTCAGGACGGGCGCGTTCTATTCTACAATGGGACCCGAAATTATGGATATGGCGTTAGATGATAAAGCGTTGACAGTCAAATGCTCGCCAGCACAATCAATTGTTTTTAAAGCACAATGCAGTCGAGGTCAGCGAATTCTGCCACCCGACGGTGAACTCTTGACGGAGGCAACCTATAGCATTCCGGAAAGTGTCAAGTATGTTCGGGTTGAAATAACCGACGAAACCGGTAAAAAAGCTTGGTCGAACCCATTTTTTTTCTAA